From the Prunus dulcis chromosome 4, ALMONDv2, whole genome shotgun sequence genome, one window contains:
- the LOC117623828 gene encoding uncharacterized protein LOC117623828 isoform X1, protein MESFNQTTGFRYNLNSNTIGDVNGDSDHFSGILEIYAHHARNIHNICIYENQDVYAKFSLTYNPDETLSTRIINGGGKNPEFNENLRMKITQLDAVLKCEIWMLSRARNYMEDQLLGFTLVPISHVIGKGKVTQDYSLSSTDLFHSPAGTVKLSLSLNTSLPIKPSTSSLSESSANSSITSEVVLLDRKVSEVVLDPGEYSRIEFPDIDVANESQQMVAEYFNLTRHGCAWRPGSQGLGSFLHLGASPQPAADRDYEMTVSSNVGIQGEPVSPNGSGSIHNSGFLSSTTTSLSDDRNSADSIEKKNRVTAESSNSINTCVTTGAANQGSAACPDTPTSRKGREVVDTKDANFSGKEDESSKEKTVGSGQYGQVFSAPLGNINMEAAEQSAMQQQIVDMYMRSMQQFTESLAKMKLPMDLDKAECEDRGEVIPNHNNNLELDKKKDGSRVFYGSRAFF, encoded by the coding sequence ATGGAATCATTCAATCAGACAACTGGGTTCCGGTACAACCTGAATTCGAACACAATAGGTGATGTAAATGGTGATTCTGATCACTTTTCAGGGATTCTTGAAATCTATGCTCATCATGCTAGGAACATTCACAACATATGCATCTATGAAAATCAAGATGTCTATGCAAAATTTTCTCTTACTTACAATCCAGATGAGACTCTCTCAACTAGGATCATCAATGGAGGTGGCAAGAACCCCGAATTCAACGAAAACTTGAGGATGAAAATAACTCAACTTGATGCTGTCCTCAAATGTGAGATTTGGATGCTTAGCAGGGCCAGAAACTACATGGAAGACCAGCTTTTGGGATTCACTTTGGTCCCAATTTCACATGTGATTGGCAAAGGAAAGGTAACTCAAGATTATAGTCTGTCTTCCACTGATCTCTTCCATTCCCCAGCTGGAACTGTCAAATTGAGTCTTTCTCTCAACACATCTTTGCCTATTAAACCCTCCACCAGTTCGTTATCCGAATCATCTGCTAACTCATCCATAACTTCAGAAGTTGTGTTGCTTGATCGAAAAGTATCAGAAGTGGTATTAGACCCGGGTGAGTATTCGAGGATCGAATTCCCGGATATCGATGTAGCAAATGAGAGTCAGCAAATGGTGGCTGAGTATTTTAACTTGACAAGGCATGGCTGTGCTTGGAGACCTGGTTCCCAAGGACTTGGCTCGTTTCTTCATCTCGGTGCATCTCCTCAGCCTGCTGCTGATCGTGACTATGAAATGACTGTGAGTTCAAATGTGGGAATCCAGGGTGAACCTGTTTCTCCTAATGGGAGTGGGAGCATCCACAACTCTGGCTTCTTAAGTTCCACCACAACAAGCTTGAGTGATGATCGAAACTCCGCTGATTCAATCGAGAAAAAGAATCGTGTGACCGCTGAGTCATCAAATTCTATCAACACTTGTGTCACCACAGGAGCAGCTAATCAAGGGTCTGCTGCTTGTCCAGACACTCCAACGTCAAGGAAGGGAAGAGAAGTTGTAGACACAAAGGATGCAAATTTCTCAGGAAAGGAAGACGAAAGCAGCAAGGAAAAGACGGTTGGTTCTGGTCAATACGGTCAGGTGTTTTCAGCTCCACTCGGGAACATCAACATGGAGGCTGCCGAGCAGTCTGCAATGCAGCAACAAATAGTGGACATGTACATGAGAAGCATGCAACAGTTTACTGAGTCTTTGGCAAAGATGAAGCTCCCAATGGATCTTGATAAAGCAGAATGTGAAGACCGCGGCGAAGTGATTCCTAACCATAACAACAATTTAGAACTTGATAAGAAGAAGGATGGATCGCGGGTGTTCTATGGTAGCCGAGCCTTCTTCTGA
- the LOC117623828 gene encoding uncharacterized protein LOC117623828 isoform X2, translating into MKITQLDAVLKCEIWMLSRARNYMEDQLLGFTLVPISHVIGKGKVTQDYSLSSTDLFHSPAGTVKLSLSLNTSLPIKPSTSSLSESSANSSITSEVVLLDRKVSEVVLDPGEYSRIEFPDIDVANESQQMVAEYFNLTRHGCAWRPGSQGLGSFLHLGASPQPAADRDYEMTVSSNVGIQGEPVSPNGSGSIHNSGFLSSTTTSLSDDRNSADSIEKKNRVTAESSNSINTCVTTGAANQGSAACPDTPTSRKGREVVDTKDANFSGKEDESSKEKTVGSGQYGQVFSAPLGNINMEAAEQSAMQQQIVDMYMRSMQQFTESLAKMKLPMDLDKAECEDRGEVIPNHNNNLELDKKKDGSRVFYGSRAFF; encoded by the coding sequence ATGAAAATAACTCAACTTGATGCTGTCCTCAAATGTGAGATTTGGATGCTTAGCAGGGCCAGAAACTACATGGAAGACCAGCTTTTGGGATTCACTTTGGTCCCAATTTCACATGTGATTGGCAAAGGAAAGGTAACTCAAGATTATAGTCTGTCTTCCACTGATCTCTTCCATTCCCCAGCTGGAACTGTCAAATTGAGTCTTTCTCTCAACACATCTTTGCCTATTAAACCCTCCACCAGTTCGTTATCCGAATCATCTGCTAACTCATCCATAACTTCAGAAGTTGTGTTGCTTGATCGAAAAGTATCAGAAGTGGTATTAGACCCGGGTGAGTATTCGAGGATCGAATTCCCGGATATCGATGTAGCAAATGAGAGTCAGCAAATGGTGGCTGAGTATTTTAACTTGACAAGGCATGGCTGTGCTTGGAGACCTGGTTCCCAAGGACTTGGCTCGTTTCTTCATCTCGGTGCATCTCCTCAGCCTGCTGCTGATCGTGACTATGAAATGACTGTGAGTTCAAATGTGGGAATCCAGGGTGAACCTGTTTCTCCTAATGGGAGTGGGAGCATCCACAACTCTGGCTTCTTAAGTTCCACCACAACAAGCTTGAGTGATGATCGAAACTCCGCTGATTCAATCGAGAAAAAGAATCGTGTGACCGCTGAGTCATCAAATTCTATCAACACTTGTGTCACCACAGGAGCAGCTAATCAAGGGTCTGCTGCTTGTCCAGACACTCCAACGTCAAGGAAGGGAAGAGAAGTTGTAGACACAAAGGATGCAAATTTCTCAGGAAAGGAAGACGAAAGCAGCAAGGAAAAGACGGTTGGTTCTGGTCAATACGGTCAGGTGTTTTCAGCTCCACTCGGGAACATCAACATGGAGGCTGCCGAGCAGTCTGCAATGCAGCAACAAATAGTGGACATGTACATGAGAAGCATGCAACAGTTTACTGAGTCTTTGGCAAAGATGAAGCTCCCAATGGATCTTGATAAAGCAGAATGTGAAGACCGCGGCGAAGTGATTCCTAACCATAACAACAATTTAGAACTTGATAAGAAGAAGGATGGATCGCGGGTGTTCTATGGTAGCCGAGCCTTCTTCTGA